The proteins below are encoded in one region of Candidatus Obscuribacterales bacterium:
- a CDS encoding cysteine desulfurase family protein translates to MQIYLDYSATTPTRPEAIARMQQVFAEEWGNPSSLHQWGNRSATVLEQARIQVAELLNALPDTIVFTSGGTESNNMVIMGVARHYATPRHMIISSVEHSAISEPVRLLEQWGWRVTRLPVNAQGRVNGLDLRAALRSDTVLVSMIYGQSEVGTLQPIEELGKIVQRHGALFHTDAVQVAGRLPIDVRSLPVDLLSLSSHKLYGPQGVGALYVRPGVDLVPLLGGGGQESQRRSGTQAVAAIAGFGVAAHLAREEMASETPRLIQLRDRLFDYLADVPHLAPTGDRLHRLPHHVSFYLPQTDGNTLTGKTLVRQMNYAGIGISAGSACHSGQLSPSPILTAMGYSDRHAKSGIRLTLGRLTTEADVDWTALVLRQLLYRLVPSPALSGC, encoded by the coding sequence ATGCAAATTTACCTAGACTACAGTGCAACCACTCCCACCCGCCCAGAAGCGATCGCCCGTATGCAGCAGGTGTTTGCGGAAGAATGGGGTAATCCGTCTAGTTTGCACCAGTGGGGCAATCGATCGGCGACCGTCTTAGAACAGGCTCGGATCCAGGTGGCTGAGCTGCTGAATGCCTTGCCCGATACCATAGTCTTTACCTCCGGCGGCACGGAGTCTAACAATATGGTGATCATGGGCGTGGCCCGCCACTATGCCACCCCTCGCCACATGATCATCTCTAGCGTGGAGCATTCTGCCATCAGCGAACCGGTGCGACTGTTGGAACAATGGGGTTGGCGAGTGACGCGCCTGCCGGTGAATGCCCAAGGACGGGTGAATGGGCTCGATCTACGGGCTGCTCTGCGATCCGATACGGTGCTAGTGTCGATGATCTACGGACAGAGCGAAGTGGGAACGCTGCAGCCCATTGAAGAGCTCGGCAAGATTGTGCAGCGCCATGGGGCCTTGTTCCACACCGACGCTGTCCAAGTAGCCGGCCGCTTGCCCATTGATGTGCGATCGCTCCCCGTCGATCTCCTCTCTCTTTCCAGCCACAAACTCTACGGTCCTCAAGGCGTGGGCGCGCTCTATGTGCGGCCGGGCGTTGATCTTGTGCCGCTGTTGGGCGGGGGAGGGCAAGAGTCGCAGCGGCGATCGGGTACCCAGGCCGTAGCAGCGATCGCTGGCTTTGGGGTGGCCGCCCACCTAGCCCGCGAAGAAATGGCCAGCGAAACACCACGATTAATCCAACTACGCGATCGCTTGTTTGACTATTTAGCCGACGTGCCACACCTCGCTCCCACGGGCGATCGCCTGCATCGCCTACCCCACCACGTCAGCTTCTATCTACCCCAAACCGATGGCAATACGCTGACGGGGAAAACCCTAGTGCGGCAGATGAATTATGCCGGCATTGGCATCAGTGCTGGATCAGCTTGCCATAGCGGCCAGCTTTCCCCCAGCCCCATTCTGACGGCCATGGGCTACAGCGATCGCCATGCCAAAAGCGGCATTCGCCTTACGCTAGGGCGCTTAACTACCGAAGCCGATGTTGATTGGACAGCGCTGGTGCTGCGACAACTGCTCTACCGCCTCGTCCCCAGCCCAGCATTATCCGGTTGCTAA
- a CDS encoding phospholipase D-like domain-containing protein, with protein sequence MHRSSSKASSNRSLSKWIRLGLLASLALIVVIGLAQWQLSPAFSPESSSDSLPLLEPLPQDPDIQAYFNYSQAASYTDPYRQQLRLGDDLEQVLVEAIAAAQSTVDVAIQELRLPKVAQALVDRQRAGLRVRVVLENSYSRPWSDLSSAEVQALDSRDRGKYQEFLALADLDSDGRVSEAEALERDALVMIQAAQIPWIDDTADGSKGSSLMHHKFVVVDRQVVVSGSANFTTSGTHGDSFNPDSRGNVNHLVAIASPDLARLFTEEFELMWGDGPGGQPDSRFGLQKPLRSPQTVTVGSSQVTVQFSPTSSSQDWSRSVNGLIGRTLSTASRSIDMALFVFSDQTLSNLLESQHRQGVKIRALIDPGFMYRDYSEGLDLLGLALPNQQCRYGEGNRPWASPITTVGIPLLADGDVLHHKFGLVDDRIVVTGSQNWSLTANESNDENLLVIDNPTVAAHFQREFARLYAEATLGSPDWLQQRVQEQTARCAS encoded by the coding sequence GTGCATCGCTCATCATCTAAAGCATCATCTAACAGGTCATTATCGAAGTGGATTCGTTTAGGGCTGCTGGCCAGCCTAGCGTTGATTGTGGTCATTGGCTTGGCCCAATGGCAGCTTTCCCCAGCCTTTAGTCCAGAGTCGTCGTCCGATTCCCTACCGCTCCTTGAGCCTTTACCTCAAGATCCTGATATTCAGGCGTATTTCAACTATTCCCAAGCAGCCTCCTACACCGACCCCTATCGCCAGCAACTGCGGTTGGGGGATGATCTAGAACAGGTGTTGGTGGAGGCGATCGCTGCTGCCCAGTCCACAGTGGATGTGGCGATTCAAGAACTGCGTCTGCCGAAGGTAGCCCAAGCTTTGGTAGATCGACAGCGGGCGGGGTTGCGAGTGCGGGTGGTCTTGGAAAATAGCTACAGTCGTCCCTGGAGTGACCTTTCGTCAGCAGAGGTTCAAGCGCTCGATAGTCGCGATCGCGGCAAGTATCAGGAGTTTTTGGCCCTAGCTGATTTGGATAGCGATGGTCGCGTCTCTGAGGCTGAAGCTCTGGAACGGGATGCCCTTGTCATGATCCAAGCGGCGCAAATTCCCTGGATCGACGACACGGCGGATGGATCCAAGGGCAGCAGCTTAATGCACCACAAGTTTGTGGTGGTGGATCGACAAGTTGTGGTGTCAGGATCGGCAAACTTCACCACCAGCGGCACCCACGGTGACTCGTTCAATCCCGACAGTCGGGGTAATGTGAATCATCTGGTGGCGATCGCCAGCCCTGACTTAGCGCGTTTATTTACCGAAGAGTTTGAGCTGATGTGGGGCGATGGGCCAGGCGGACAGCCCGATAGCCGTTTTGGTCTACAAAAACCGCTGCGATCGCCTCAGACAGTGACCGTTGGCAGCAGTCAGGTTACGGTACAGTTTTCCCCCACATCGTCGTCTCAAGATTGGAGTCGTAGTGTAAATGGGTTGATTGGACGTACCTTAAGTACAGCAAGTCGTTCGATCGACATGGCCCTCTTCGTATTTTCCGACCAAACGTTAAGCAACCTACTGGAGTCTCAACATCGTCAAGGGGTGAAGATCCGCGCCTTGATCGATCCAGGCTTTATGTATCGCGACTATAGCGAAGGGCTAGATCTGCTGGGGCTGGCACTTCCTAACCAGCAATGCCGCTATGGAGAGGGAAACCGTCCCTGGGCATCGCCGATTACCACAGTGGGGATACCGCTCTTGGCCGATGGTGATGTGCTGCACCATAAATTTGGCTTGGTTGACGATCGCATCGTGGTGACCGGATCCCAAAACTGGTCTCTCACGGCCAATGAAAGCAACGATGAAAACTTGCTGGTCATCGACAATCCAACGGTGGCAGCCCATTTTCAGCGAGAGTTTGCACGGTTGTATGCCGAAGCAACCCTGGGATCTCCAGACTGGCTACAGCAGCGGGTGCAAGAACAGACTGCTCGCTGTGCTTCTTAA
- a CDS encoding diguanylate cyclase, whose amino-acid sequence MAQSSLALPSSDILIVDDTPENLRLLSKMLESQGYRVRRSISGRMALHASQIEPPDLVLLDINMPEMDGYEVCRQLKAHPKTLDIPVIFISALDHTQNKVQAFDLGAVDYITKPFQEQEVLSRVKAQLTIQRQQQLLLERNRQLERSQLETQLLLSTIQAANQAADIDMALRAILQEVCDAIGWDYGEAWMQWDHEEALTLRQPYLLLDSHDMTQFQYCSLHTQYQQGEGLVGQVWQTQQPAWQGSLDRHDLLPCVRCVAAHQANLKTAFAVPVVLHDRSLAVLTFYSVIDRALDQRLLDVVSAVALQLGTLIQQKQAEEALRRANLELQRLVSLDGLTQLANRRRFDEYLDQEWRRSRREQQPLSLVLCDVDHFKLYNDHYGHQAGDDCLKQIAQAITQSIRRPADLAARYGGEEFAVILPNSDWEGAVYIAQVIQQAIANLHIRHDYSNTAPIITMSLGIASLVPSDAHGATALITAADRALYEAKAKGRNAYQTANMSLGVSSVLF is encoded by the coding sequence ATGGCTCAATCATCCTTGGCCCTGCCATCGAGCGATATTCTGATTGTGGATGATACGCCAGAAAATTTGCGCCTGCTGTCTAAAATGCTGGAATCGCAAGGGTATCGAGTTCGTCGGAGTATTAGCGGGCGTATGGCACTACATGCATCGCAAATCGAACCGCCAGACTTAGTCTTGCTGGATATCAACATGCCTGAGATGGATGGCTATGAGGTTTGCCGCCAGCTCAAAGCCCATCCTAAGACTCTGGATATCCCGGTTATTTTCATCAGCGCCCTCGATCACACCCAAAACAAGGTGCAGGCCTTTGATCTGGGTGCTGTGGACTACATCACCAAGCCATTTCAAGAACAGGAAGTATTGTCCCGTGTCAAGGCGCAGTTGACGATTCAGCGGCAGCAGCAGCTTTTGCTAGAGCGCAACCGGCAGTTGGAGCGATCGCAACTTGAAACCCAACTCCTGTTATCCACCATTCAAGCGGCTAATCAAGCGGCAGATATTGATATGGCCCTGCGGGCTATCTTGCAAGAAGTCTGTGATGCCATCGGCTGGGACTATGGGGAAGCCTGGATGCAGTGGGACCATGAAGAAGCTCTTACCCTACGCCAGCCCTATCTTCTCTTAGACTCCCATGACATGACACAGTTTCAATACTGTAGTTTACACACCCAGTATCAACAGGGAGAAGGACTGGTGGGACAGGTCTGGCAAACTCAGCAGCCGGCCTGGCAAGGTAGCCTTGACCGCCACGACTTATTGCCTTGTGTGCGCTGTGTGGCGGCCCATCAGGCAAACTTGAAAACTGCGTTTGCGGTGCCGGTGGTGCTCCACGATCGCTCCCTAGCCGTGCTGACATTCTATAGCGTGATCGATCGCGCTTTAGATCAACGTCTGCTGGATGTGGTGAGCGCCGTCGCGCTACAGTTGGGCACCTTAATTCAGCAGAAACAGGCGGAAGAAGCCCTGCGACGAGCAAACTTAGAACTGCAGCGCCTCGTCTCCCTCGATGGATTAACCCAATTGGCTAATCGGCGGCGTTTTGATGAGTACTTGGATCAGGAATGGCGGCGATCGCGTCGGGAACAACAGCCCCTATCGCTGGTTTTGTGCGACGTAGATCACTTCAAGCTCTATAACGACCACTACGGCCATCAAGCGGGAGATGACTGCCTCAAGCAGATTGCCCAGGCGATTACCCAAAGCATTCGCCGACCGGCCGACTTGGCTGCTCGCTATGGTGGCGAAGAGTTTGCCGTGATTCTACCCAATTCTGACTGGGAGGGGGCGGTGTATATTGCCCAAGTCATCCAGCAAGCGATCGCCAACCTGCATATTCGCCACGACTACTCCAATACGGCTCCTATCATTACGATGAGTTTGGGCATTGCTAGCCTGGTGCCCTCAGATGCCCATGGCGCAACAGCGTTGATTACCGCCGCCGACCGAGCCCTGTATGAAGCCAAGGCTAAGGGCCGCAATGCCTATCAGACAGCCAACATGTCCTTGGGTGTTTCGTCTGTGCTGTTCTAG